A DNA window from Hordeum vulgare subsp. vulgare chromosome 1H, MorexV3_pseudomolecules_assembly, whole genome shotgun sequence contains the following coding sequences:
- the LOC123396505 gene encoding zinc finger MYM-type protein 1-like, which yields MDRKRKRASKTNGRGLARYFEVVGSGSSSNPNPSTHESRNATTSLEATAHSVHQNQAHVERVTDPVEGDNANFTVEENVDSGLEVAAFRKHVGGPSSIHNISRTTCDDFKTQKASLKSKVTTYTKGSLEKYETRVDTSLGIVSYLALQGEPFRGHDESTTSLNKGNFLELLDWVKERNPEVKVAFDELCPKNAKMTSGIIQKALAKHCAMAITKAIKEEMDGCLFSVLIDECRDISVKEQMAVVVRFLSKKGETMERFLGIKHVPDTTSASLKKALLEVFAKHGLLVARLRGQGYDGASNMRGEFNGLQKLIRDENPHAFYIHCFAHQLQLIVVAVSRCCKGVEDFFDYVTMIVNLSSSSCRRKDMLLDKQKEVLLAKIEGGEVPTGRGKNQETSLVRPGDTRWGSHYRTLSRIESMWDAVIEVLGIVEDDVRVPCRAGGLVHQMETFSFVFILKMMLKLLRMTNDLSLLLQKKDQNVVQVCDGYVVSMIYVVRVN from the exons ATGGACAGGAAGAGAAAGAGGGCCTCAAAGACGAACGGGAGAG GTTTGGCAAGATATTTTGAGGTTGTTGGTAGTGGCAGTAGCTCCAATCCAAATCCAAGTACCCACGAAAGTCGGAATGCTACAACCAGTCTTGAGGCTACGGCACATTCTGTTCATCAAAATCAAGCACATGTTGAACGAGTTACAGATCCAGTGGAAGGAGATAATGCAAATTTCACAGTGGAGGAGAATGTTGATTCAGGACTTGAAG TTGCAGCATTCCGTAAACATGTTGGTGGGCCATCTAGCATCCACAATATTTCAAGGACAACATGTGATGATTTCAAAACTCAAAAGGCAAGTTTGAAAAGTAAAGTAACAACTTACACCAAAGGTTCACTCGAGAAATATGAAACTCGTGTGGACACATCTTTGGGCATTGTAAGTTATCTTGCATTACAAGGTGAACCATTTCGTGGACATGATGAATCCACTACTTCTTTAAACAAGGGAAATTTTTTAGAGTTACttgattgggtcaaagaaaggaaTCCGGAAGTGAAGGTTGCATTTGATGAGCTATGTCCTAAAAATGCCAAAATGACTTCTGGAATCATTCAAAAAGCACTTGCTAAGCATTGTGCAATGGCGATCACCAAAGCAATCAAAGAAGAGATGGATGGTTGCCTTTTCTCTGTTCTTATTGATGAGTGTCGTGATATTTCGGTGAAAGAACAAATGGCCGTGGTTGTGAG GTTTTTGAGCAAAAAAGGGGAGACCATGGAGAGGTTTTTGGGCATTAAGCATGTCCCAGACACAACATCAGCATCTTTGAAGAAGGCATTATTGGAGGTTTTTGCTAAACATGGTCTGCTTGTTGCAAGACTAAGAGGGCAAGGGTATGATGGTGCATCTAATATGAGAGGAGAATTTAATGGCCTTCAAAAGTTAATTCGTGATGAGAACCCACATGCTTTCTATATTCACTGCTTTGCTCACCAACTTCAGTTGATAGTAGTTGCAGTTTCGAGATGTTGCAAGGGCGTTGAGGATTTTTTCGACTATGTGACCATGATTGTCAATCTCAGCAGTTCATCTTGTAGGAGGAAGGATATGTTACTTGATAAGCAAAAGGAAGTTCTTTTGGCTAAGATTGAGGGAGGTGAGGTGCCCACGGGAAGAGGAAAAAATCAAGAAACATCTTTAGTTAGACCGGGAGATACAAGATGGGGCTCTCATTACAGAACTTTATCTCGCATTGAATCAATGTGGGATGCGGtgatagaagttttgggcattgttGAGGATGATGTGCGTGTTCCATGTAGGGCAGGAGGTTTGGTTCATCAAATGGAGACTTTTAGCTTTGTGTTCATCCTAAAGATGATGTTAAAACTCCTTCGTATGACAAATGATTTATCTCTTCTATTGCAAAAGAAGGATCAAAATGTTGTTCAGGTATGTGATGGTTATGTTGTAAGCATGATATATGTTGTTCGTGTAAATTGA